A region from the Bactrocera dorsalis isolate Fly_Bdor chromosome 1, ASM2337382v1, whole genome shotgun sequence genome encodes:
- the LOC105232989 gene encoding uncharacterized protein LOC105232989: protein MGSTFNHTEFPKDLTRPLLTSSMRNHVVHFPQVAENINNQATHNRSTHTQDEKNKLPNTLSQIMDDFRGKVLNKISLKKELIAVRQLRKNLERLTKENMNSKTQQLALQKTLDLTKSSNERKANQLLGRETPKVSPIKYEMPTGGSATTLTPGLSRAHNRLVEIPLQPQPQQGGSTQTTTTTAQICAGKRALPAQSNPPSFNPSSDNVEEQQQKKIKVNMYVIKERLDERTIVVDGTELVVIGANNTSVLKEFLLELNWNNTGPAITRKLLSRIFGHKILATHTLTGRPSPAFVNMNKPEKGKLNQLIVQDIIEFMTIVTDMSARDVKASIASKCADECKKRRHRLSIIALAPPEENITIRQEPMFAVSAARSVIRFAGVTTSDSYERNVITQPEAEHLDLTERNVVMEWEAASSDLTERNVVMEPEYMEI from the coding sequence ATGGGTAGCACATTTAACCACACCGAGTTTCCTAAGGATCTAACGCGGCCATTGTTGACTAGCTCGATGAGAAACCACGTAGTACACTTCCCACAAGTTGCGGAGAACATTAACAACCAAGCCACTCACAACCGATCCACTCACACTCAAGATGAAAAAAATAAGCTTCCCAATACATTGTCGCAAATAATGGATGATTTTAGAGGCAAAGTgcttaacaaaatttcattaaaaaaagaacttatAGCAGTGCGGCAGTTACGCAAGAATCTGGAAAGATTAACTAAAGAAAATATGAACTCGAAAACACAGCAGCTAGCACTTCAAAAAACACTCGATTTGACAAAATCCTCCAATGAAAGGAAAGCTAATCAATTACTAGGACGGGAGACCCCGAAGGTGTcgccaataaaatatgaaatgccAACTGGTGGTAGTGCAACAACACTAACACCGGGACTTAGTCGAGCACATAATAGACTAGTTGAAATACCGTTGCAACCGCAACCACAGCAAGGTGGTTCAAcacaaactacaacaacaactgcacagATTTGCGCAGGAAAACGCGCACTGCCAGCGCAAAGCAATCCACCTTCATTCAATCCGAGCAGTGATAATGTcgaagagcaacaacaaaagaaaataaaggtGAATATGTATGTGATTAAAGAGCGCCTCGACGAACGCACCATAGTTGTCGATGGTACCGAATTAGTAGTAATCGGAGCAAATAACACCAGCGTGTTGAAGGAATTTTTACTGGAACTAAATTGGAACAACACAGGGCCGGCAATAACACGGAAACTGTTAAGTCGTATATTCGGACATAAGATACTCGCTACGCACACGTTGACCGGCAGGCCTTCGCCGGCGTTTGTGAATATGAACAAACCCGAAAAAGGCAAATTGAATCAGCTGATCGTACAAGATATAATCGAGTTTATGACGATTGTGACAGATATGTCCGCCCGGGATGTGAAAGCATCCATTGCGTCGAAATGTGCAGACGAGTGCAAGAAGCGACGGCACCGTCTTTCAATAATAGCCCTTGCCCCACCAGAAGAAAATATTACAATCAGACAAGAACCTATGTTTGCAGTTTCAGCTGCAAGAAGTGTCATACGCTTTGCGGGAGTTACAACATCAGATTCGTATGAAAGAAATGTTATAACGCAACCAGAAGCTGAACATTTAGATTTGACCGAAAGAAATGTTGTGATGGAATGGGAAGCTGCGTCTTCAGATTTGACCGAAAGAAATGTTGTGATGGAACCGGAATATATGGAAATTTGA